A region from the Lolium perenne isolate Kyuss_39 chromosome 4, Kyuss_2.0, whole genome shotgun sequence genome encodes:
- the LOC127292369 gene encoding uncharacterized protein, translated as MLPLFCHSDDEETPTLDVAARTSTSHTLVISEKPVEGEESSPPQQNVDTSTPPSSPRAPSPKRARVEKIVDPAPQLGSSSTLLLDDPMIKELLRIGSQFVGYREYAARAEEKLSEANERVDALAQKLEQSEAARKKAELAASKAKAEVDEAKVKAASVEELQRRLKDAESALDEQKTAQTVREQEIIKRLKSQSRPQTNQDFDLENPVNDPLLDALSLLEFHGREIREGVANASASLSALFPYFFPKKEEPSTFLALAKLFNSSEDLGLKMRQENMKVLCRNLVALVADSQQTLDWMKLFFGDTHFFSSTVVPL; from the exons atgctgccactattttgtcacagtgatgatgaagaaacaccaactttagatgtggctgctcgaacgagcacgtcacatactttagttatttcagaaaaaccagttgaaggggaggaatcgtcgcctcctcaacaaaatgttgatacatctactcctccttcgagcccccgtgccccttcaccaaaaagggcacgggttgaaaagattgttgatcctgcccctcagttgggcagttcgtcgactctgctcttagatgat ccaatgatcaaagagcttcttcggatcgggtcccaatttgttgggtaccgtgaatatgccgccagagccgaag aaaaactttcagaggccaacgaacgtgtcgacgcacttgctcaaaaactcgagcaaagtgaggcggctcgcaagaaagctgaacttgctgctagcaaagccaaggccgaggttgatgaagccaaggtgaaagctgctagtgtcgaggagctgcagagaaggctcaaagatgccgaatctgccttagatgagcagaaaactgcacaaactgtgcgtgaacaagagatcatcaagcgtctgaagtcgcaaagtcgac cccaaacaaaccaagattttgatctggagaatcccgtcaatgaccctctccttgatgcactttctcttctggagttccatgggcgcgaaattcgtgaaggcgtggccaatgccagtgcaagtttgtcggcgttgttcccctacttcttcccgaagaaagaggaaccttcgactttccttgcccttgccaagcttttcaattcgtcggaagacctgggattgaagatgcgtcaggagaatatgaaggttctttgtcgaaatcttgttgccctggttgctgacagccaacagacgcttgattggatgaag TTGTTTTTTGGCGACACTCATTTCTTTAGCTCTACTGTAGTGCCCTTGTAA